From the genome of Nitrospirota bacterium:
CGCTGAGTACGGTCACTCGCTCTTCCAGATTCACCATGGCAGCCCAGCTGCCAATGTACCGGCCTCGTCCGAACCCGCGAAGGGTATCCTCGCCGCCCAGCGCCGCCTGCTCGTAAAACGGCACACCACGCGTGCGGCTCCCTACATCCTCGATTTGACCGAACACGCCGTTAATGAATAGGCGCGACACGAACACCATTTGGTCCGATGAATGGGGCTTATAGTGTCGAGCATCGAGGACTGTGTGCACCCATTCGTTGTTTCCACGTTCTGCCACGTTCTGCGCAAACTCGGCCAACAGGTTTACATAGGTGCCCTTGCTCGTCATCAGCTGGCTGTCTCTCGTGTCATAACGGAGCGCCAACCCATGGCCCAATATTTGAGCCCCCTGAACGCCTGGGACCAACGCATATTTGGCTGCTGTGCGCGGAAGTGAGCCGATGATGCCGTCATCCACCCGCACATCGCGATACCGTTCAATCCACATCAGGGCGAAATCCTCAGTGAGATTGATGCCGGCAGTCAGTTTGCCAAGGAACTCGCGAGAGGTATAATTGGTTTCATCCCGTTCAGGCGTGCGGCTCCCGAAGCCGAAGAATCGGGCGAAGGGATTTTTAAATGCGCTGAGATCTGCAGCAAAAATAAATCGCCCGCCTCCCGCGCTCACATTCTTATAGCCCAGATCGATCCCCTGATCGAGCCGCTCACCAGCCCAGACCAGCGCATGGTACTGCTCTGTATCGGAGGGATAGCCGAAATAATTCAGCGACCCGTAATTCCCGACATTTTTATTGTACAGGTACTGCGGGACGAACATTTCCTTCACGTCCCCGGTGGAATCCGCCTTGAGAATAGGCGCGATACCGCCAAACCACGCCCCTTCATTTTTATTCGTGCCGAAGGCAGGCAGCGGGATGATCGTATAGTCTGGTTTCGCCGGCAGGGACTTCATCAGATGTTCTGTCGGATGGCTCGAGTCCTCCAGAGGATC
Proteins encoded in this window:
- a CDS encoding BamA/TamA family outer membrane protein; the encoded protein is MVPDDIVLIYWIGILTLQALLLAPTSAGAEEPYGPSKDQQIIASTQEAEDGGGIPRRDPLEDSSHPTEHLMKSLPAKPDYTIIPLPAFGTNKNEGAWFGGIAPILKADSTGDVKEMFVPQYLYNKNVGNYGSLNYFGYPSDTEQYHALVWAGERLDQGIDLGYKNVSAGGGRFIFAADLSAFKNPFARFFGFGSRTPERDETNYTSREFLGKLTAGINLTEDFALMWIERYRDVRVDDGIIGSLPRTAAKYALVPGVQGAQILGHGLALRYDTRDSQLMTSKGTYVNLLAEFAQNVAERGNNEWVHTVLDARHYKPHSSDQMVFVSRLFINGVFGQIEDVGSRTRGVPFYEQAALGGEDTLRGFGRGRYIGSWAAMVNLEERVTVLSERLFGLDTHLEVAPFLDMGRVGQSTVKAKNLLAKNLEYNPGVGFRLLVKPTIVGRADVAYGRDGANVFVGLDYPF